In the Candidatus Nanopelagicales bacterium genome, ATCCTGGCCACAACACCGTGGCTCGTGATGCCAGCTGGCTTGTCCACCAGCAGGATGCCGTCGGTTGACATCAGACCGGACGATTGGGGGCCACGGAATCCTCGGGCACCGCTTCCGGAAGTTCCGGGTGCCGGTACGGATCGGGATCCCCGGCGAACGTCGCATCGGCAGCTCGCGCTTGGAGTTCGGCATCCGCCGAGGCCGCCTGCCGGATCAGATCCTCGATATGCTCCGCCGCCACGGGCAGAGCGTCGGCGACGAAATCGATTGTCGGCGCGAAGCGAACGCCCGTCTTCTTCGCGACCTCGCTGCGCACGAGACCCTTGGCTGACTCGAGCGCGGCTCCTGACTCGGCCAGCTCGTGCTCCGACCCGAGCACGGTGTAGAAGATCGTGCTTGACCGCAAGTCGTTCGCCACCCGGACCTCGGTGATCGTCACGAACCCCAGGCGGGGATCCTTGATCCTCCGCTCCAGCATCTCCGCGGCGATCTCCTTGATACGGTCGGCCAGCCGGCGCACTCGCGCTTCGTGGTCGGTCATTCACGCACCTGCTCGCGCTGCTCGAAGGTCTCGATGACGTCGCCGACCTTGATGTCGTTGAACGAGCCCAGACCGATACCGCACTCGTATCCGTCACGAACCTCGGTCACGTCATCCTTGAACCGGCGCAAGGACGATACCGTCAGGTCCTGCGCGACCACGACACCGTCGCGCACGAGTCGCGCCTTGGCGTTTCGCCGGATCAGGCCCGTGCGCACGAGGCATCCCGCGATGTTCCCGAGCTTGCTGGACCGGAACACCTCGCGGATCTCAGCCGATCCGAGCTGTACCTCTACGTATTCGGGCTTGAGCATGCCGCGCAGGGCCGACTCGACATCGTCGATGGCCGCGTAAATCACCGAGTAGAACCGCGTCTCCACGCCCTCGCGCTCGGCCAGTTCCGATGCCTTGCCCTGAGGCCTGACGTTGAACCCGATGATGATCGCATCCGAGGCCGCCGCCAACATCACGTTGGTTTCAGTTATGGCCCCGACGCCGCGGTCAATGACACGCAACGAGACCTCGTCGCCGACGTCGATCTTCATCAGGGCGTCCTCGAGTGCCTCAACCGACCCGGAGACGTCGCCCTTCAGGATCAGCTTGAGTTCCTGGACCTCGCCCTTCTCGACCTGCGACAAGAACTCCTCGAGCGTGCGCCGCGGCCTGGACTTGGCCAGCATCGCGTTGCGCTCCCTGGCTTGCCTGGTCTGGGCGATTTGCCTCGCGGTACGGTCCTCCGACACGACCAGGAACGAGTCTCCCGCAGCCGGAACAGACGTCAATCCGAGCACCTGGACCGGTCGCGACGGCGGTGCCTCATCGACCGGCTCCCCGTGCTCATCCAGCATGGCGCGAACCCGCCCGAAAGCCTCGCCCGCCACGATGGAGACGCCCGGACGCAGCGTTCCGCGCTCAACAAGGACGGTTGCCACCGGACCCCTGCCTCTGTCCAGATGTGCTTCGATCGCGACACCTTGCGCATCCTGATTGGGGTTCGCGCGCAGATCCAGCGAAGCGTCCGCCGTCAGGGTCACCGCCTCGAGCAAAGCCTCGATCCCGACTCGGCTCTTCGCTGACACGTCGACGAACATCACCTCGCCGCCGAATTCCTCCGCGACTAGGCCATATTCGGTGAGCTGTGTTCGAACCTTGGTTGGATCAGCCCCTTCTTTGTCAATCTTGTTGACCGCCACGACGATCGGCACATCGGCGGCCTGCGCGTGGTTGAGCGCCTCAACAGTCTGCGGCTTGACACCGTCATCCGCCGCGACTACCAGGATCGCCACGTCCGTGACCTTCGCTCCCCTGGCCCGCATCGCTGTGAACGCCTCGTGGCCGGGAGTGTCGATGAACGTGATCGCCCGCTCATCGCCGCCAATGACCGCATGGACCTGATACGCACCGATGTGCTGCGTTATCCCACCGGCCTCGCCAGCGACTACGTCAGCGCTACGTATAGCGTCAAGCAGCTTGGTCTTGCCGTGATCGACGTGGCCCATGACGGTGACGACAGGCGGGCGTGGCAGCATCTCCGCCGCCTCGCCCTCATCCTCGCCAAACTCCAGGTCGAATCGTCCCAGCAGCTCACGGTCCTCATCTTCGGGAGAGACGATCTGGACGTCGAAGTCCAGTTCCTGCCCAAGAAGCTTGAGCGTGTCATCGTCGACCGACTGGGTCGCGTTGACCATCTCCCCCAGCTTGAACATCACTGTCACGAGCTCCGCCGGACTGGCGTCGACCTTGTCGGCGAAGTCGGTCAAGGATGAACCGCGGGCCAAGCGCACTTGCGCCCCATCCCCCCTGGGGATCCTCACGCCGCCGATCGTCGGCGCCTCCATGTTGTCGAACTCCTGGCGCTTCGCCCGGCGGGACTTGCGCGCCCGGGTTGGCTTGCCACCAGGCCGCCCGCGGCCTGGGCCCCCTGGACCCCGCCCACCCGGACCACCCGGTGCACCAGGACCACCCGGACCTCGTGCGCCCGCTCCGGCATAGCTACCCGGAGCGCCACGGCCCGGACCACCCGGACCGCCCGGGCCTCGTGCGCCAGCTCCGGCATAACCACCCGGAGCGCCACGGCCACCCGGGGCTCGGCCGCCGGGACCACCTGGGCCGCGGTCACCCGGGCCACCGAAGCCGCCTCTCCCCCTGAGCCCACCAGGTCCGCTCTGCGGCGTTGGCATTGAGCCAGGTGTAGGACGTGGTGCGTCTGGTACCCCCCCAGGGGGGCGCGTCGCCGTGTTGCCCGTGAACGGGTTGTTCCCAGGGCGTGACGTCCGGGCAGCGACACTGCCCGAGAACGGGTTGTTGGCGGGACGCGGTCCCGCTGGACGTGGCGTCAGCCTCGGCTCGTCGACCTCGGGAGGTACGGAGGCAGGCGCGCCACCGGCGGGGGCATCCTTCGGGGCTGCCGCATCGCCTTCTGGTCCGCCGGCAGACTCAGCAGGCGCGACGGGAGTCTTCGGCAGGGCTTGGGCGGCTGCGGCGCCGGAGTCCTCGACAGCCGGAGCCACACGTGGACGTACAGCTTGTCGCGGACCAGTGCGTATGGAGCTGGAGCCAGCTCGCGGAGCCTGGGGCTCCGGAGCGGCGACGTTCAGAGATTCTCGAAGTTTGCGCGCTACAGGAGTCGCCACTGTCGAGGAAGCCGACCTAGCGAACTCCCCCATCTCCTCGAGCTTCTCGAGGACCTGCTTGCTTTCGAGCCCGAGCTCTTTGGCCAGCTCGTAGACCCGGACTTTTGACACGGTTCTCCTGTCTTGGTCCGGGTGTTCACCGCAGACCCTCAGTCGTGGTTTGACTCACTCATGGCTGGGTGGTCATCGGTAGCTCATCTCGTCTCCGCCTTCGATCGACGGCCGTCTTCTGCCGCAGCACTTGCCCGAGAGCGTCGGACGACAACGGTCCCGTCACCCTCAGAGCACGGGTCCATGCCCGCCTACGCTCCGCGAGCGCCAGGCACTCCAGGTCGGGATGCAGATAGGCGCCCCTGCCCGGTTGCCGACCGCTGTCATCTGGGATCAGATCTGATCCCCTGGCAACGGCTCGCAGCAGATCGGATTGGTTTCCCCGACGCCGACAGCCCACACAAGTGCGTTCTGGGACGTGGGATCCGATGCGGCCAGTGTACCCGCTCAATCCGGTGCGCCAGCAACGCCCGGCGGAGCGGCGGAGTCCGACCGAATATCGATCCTCCATCCCGTCATCCGGGCGGCCAGTCGCGCGTTCTGCCCTTCTCTACCGATCGCCAAGGACAACTGATAGTCCGGAACCGTGACGCGCGCCGATCTCGCTGCCGCATCTACGACTTCCACGCTGGTAACTCGGGCGGGCGAAAGGGCATTCGCGACGTACCGTGCGGGATCATCGCTGAAGTCGACGATGTCGATCTTCTCCCCTGACAGTTCGGCCATCACCTGACGCACGCGCTGTCCCATCGGCCCGATGCAGGAGCCCTTGGCGTTTACGTTCGGATTGTTGCTGCGAACGGCTATCTTCGTCCGATGACCCGCCTCCCGCGCCAGACCCACGATCTCCACCACGCCGTCCGCGATTTCCGGGACCTCCAGCGCGAACAGCTTCGCGACCAGATCCGGGTGAGTACGTGAGATGATGACCGACGTCCCGCTGGGGCCGCGCCTCACGGAGACGATCACGGCCTTGATGCGGTGACCGTGTTCATAGTTGTCTTGGGGAACCTGCTCAGCCGGGGGTAGGACGGCCTCGACCTTCCCCAAATCCACCAACACGACAGCCGGATCACGACCCTGCTGGATCGTGCCGCTGACAAGGTCGCCGGACCGAGCGGAGAACTCCTCGAACGAGCGGTCCGAACTGGCATCCCTCAACCGCTGTACCAGTACCTGACGCGCTGTGGCGGCCGCGACGCGTCCGAATCCGGCGGGAGTGTCGTCGTACTCCTCAACCAGATCACCCCTTTCGTCCAGCCTGGCAGCCCACACGGTGACGTGACCTGACTTGCGGTCCAAGCTGACCCTCGCGTGCTCGACTGCCCTGGGCTCGTGGGAGTAGGCGATCAGCAGAGCTTCCTCGATGCTCGACACCAGGAGATCCAGCGACAAGGACCGCTCGCGTACGAGAGTCTTGAGTGCGTCAATATCGATATCCATACCGCGTCACTCCTCGGTCTCGTCGCGCCGCTTGAACTCCACCTGCACGACGGCGCGTTCAATCGAATCCAGCGGCAATGATCGCTCACCTGCGCCGCTTTCCACTTCGTCAAGCACAACGCGGGAAGCTCGCTCGTCCACTCCGCGAATGCGGCCAATGATCGTCTCGCCAGCGGCTAGGACTCTCACCAGTCGGCCGACGTTCCTGCGCCAGTGCGATGGCGCAGTCAAGGGCCGATCGACTCCGGGACTGCTTACTTCCAGAACGTACGGCCTCTTACCCAGATGCGGGGAGTCTTCCAGCGCGGCTGACACGACCCTGGTCGCCGCCGCGAGTTCATCCAGGGTGATACCAGTCGGCGTGTCCACCGCTACGCGCAGTAGGCGACGCCCGCCAGCCGAGAGTACGCGAACTTCCTCCAGCTCGGCACCCGTGTCAGACAAGGGGCCAGCGATGACCTGAGTCAGTCGCTCGGCCAGATCCGATGCCATCGGTGCCTCCCTATGCGGTTGTCGCCTAGGCCAACCCCCAGTGTGTAACGTAGGCCGCCCGTCCTAGGGTAGCGACAAAGATGCCCTTCCCCCGACCACGGAGAACTACAGTGATCCAGCGACGCACACTGCTCGCCGGATTCCTGGCCGGAACCGCGCTCGCGGCCGTAGGCTGTTCCTCAGGCATCCCCGTGATTGGCAGCACCGACCCCGACGCGGAGGTCAAGGCAGGAACCGCTGAGTCAGAAGCCGGGCTCATCGCGATCTACGACTCAGTGATCGAAGCCTTCCCAGCCCTGGGCAAGGATCTGACGCCGTTCCGGGACCAACACAGCCAGCATCTGTCGGCGATAGTCGGGGACGGGGGGGCACCGGCTTCAGCTAACGTAACGATCGACGTCGCGAGCCAGCTGGACGCTGCTCGCCTGCTGCGACGCGCTGAGCGCCAGGCCGCCAAGCTTCGCGTCGAAGGATGCGTGGCGGCACGTGACGCATCCCTGTCCGAGCTCCTATCCGTGATCGGGTCATGCGAGGCGGCCCATGCCACGTTCCTGGCGGGGGTGCGCTGACATGGACGCGTGGGCAGCAGCGGCTCTGGGAGAAGAGGCCGCGATCTACGGATACGAAGTCCTGACCGCCCAACTTGTCGGAGCCGAGCGAATCAAAGCTCTGCGGGCCGTGAAGTCGCATGAACACGCTCGGGACAACGCACGCGACCGCCTGACCGAAGGTGGCGGGAACTTGGATGCTCCCGCTGCCTATGACCTGCCCTTCTCGATCACGTCGCCGGCCAGCGCCAAACGCTTGGCGATCCTGTTGGAGCTGCGACTGGTTTCTGTTTACGCATCGACGGTACGGCCGACTGATGGCTCCGCTCGAGCATATGCGGCAGCCTCAGCCCAGAAATGCGCATCCAGAGCGGTCGGTTGGGGATGGGTACCAACGGCGTTCCCCGGCATGGAGGCGGACCAGCCATCCGGACCAGCCGACACCTCCCGGTCGCCAGTCTCAGACGGGGCGCGCGTCGACTGAGGCGATCGCGCATAGATCAGCGATGATCTCGCCAACGGGCACCCTGCGGCGCTCGCCCGTGCGGCGGTCCTTCACCTCGACCGCCCCATCGGCCAGCGCCCTGCCCACGATCACAATCGTCGGCACGCCGATCAAGTCAGCGTCATTGAACTTGACTCCCGCGGAGACAGATGCGCGATCGTCGAACAGCACCCGGAGCCCGGCGGCCTGCGCGTCTTCGGCCAGCTTGGCGGCCGCCCCGGTCACATCGTCAGACTTGCCAGCCGCGATGACGTGGATGTCGGCGGGAGCGACTTCACGGGGCCAGCACAGCCCTCGGTCATCGCACAACTGCTCAGCGATCGCGGCCACAGCCCGTGAGACGCCGATTCCGTAGGAGCCCATCGTGACCGTGACGAGGCTGCCGTTGGGATCAAGTACTCGTAACCCAAGCGCCTCCGCGTACTTGCGTCCCAGCTGGAAGATGTGGCCGATCTCGATACCGCGAGCGATCTTCAGTGCCGATCCACAGTGCGGGCAGGGGTCGCCGTCAATCACTTCCGCGGCCTCTATCTGCCCGTCCGGCTCGAAATCCCGCCCAGCCACTAGGCCGAACACGTGGCGGTCGGGCGCATTCGCCCCCGTCACCCAGGCCGTTCCCGCCGCGACTCGCGGATCGACCAGGTACCGGATGCCGGTTGAGCTGCTCTCGCCCAACGCCCGCGGACCGATGTACCCGCGGACCAGTTCCGGATGGGCAGCGAAGTCATCCTCCTCGAAGACCGCCACGTCGCTTGGATGAAGGGCGGTTTCGAGCCGCTTCAGGTCCACCTCGCGGTTCCCGGGCAGTCCGATCACCAGAACGGAGCGCTGGCCATCCGGGCCCGTGACCTTGAGCACGACGTTCTTCAGCGTGTCGGCTGCCACCCAGGGCCGGTCCGCGCGTCGCAGTTCAGGAGTCTCGTTGGCGAACGCCACTAGCGAGTCGATGCTCGCCGTCCCAGGAGTGTCGGCTTCGACGGGTTGACCACGCTCCTCGCCGACGGGCACCGGCGGCACCGCAGTTGTGACGGCCTCGGTGTTGGCCGAGTAGTCGCACTCTGAACAGCGCACGAACGTGTCCTCGCCAAACTCACAGGGGGCGAGGAACTCCTCGCTTGCCGAGCCCCCCATGGCACCGGACTGGGCGGCGACGATGGCGAACGACAGTCCCAACCGTTCGAATGTCTTCACGTAGGCCGACCGATGCGCGGCGTAGCTTCTGCGCAATCCGTCATCGTCAACGTCGAACGAGTACGAGTCTTTCATCACGAACTCGCGGCCGCGCAGAATCCCCGCCCTGGGCCTTGCCTCATCCCGGTACTTCGTCTGGATCTGATACAGGCTCACCGGAAGGTCCTTGTATGAGGACACTTCCTGCTTGACCATCAGCGTGAAGAGCTCCTCGTGCGTGGGGCCGAGCAGATAGTCCCCGCCCCTACGATCGCGCAGCCGGAATAGCGTCTCGCCGTACTCGTCCCACCGACCAGTCCGCTCGTATGGCTCGCGCGGAATCAGTGCCGGGAAGTGAACCTCCTGGAAACCCGCGGCGTCCATCTCCTCGCGAAC is a window encoding:
- the rbfA gene encoding 30S ribosome-binding factor RbfA: MTDHEARVRRLADRIKEIAAEMLERRIKDPRLGFVTITEVRVANDLRSSTIFYTVLGSEHELAESGAALESAKGLVRSEVAKKTGVRFAPTIDFVADALPVAAEHIEDLIRQAASADAELQARAADATFAGDPDPYRHPELPEAVPEDSVAPNRPV
- the infB gene encoding translation initiation factor IF-2, translating into MEAPTIGGVRIPRGDGAQVRLARGSSLTDFADKVDASPAELVTVMFKLGEMVNATQSVDDDTLKLLGQELDFDVQIVSPEDEDRELLGRFDLEFGEDEGEAAEMLPRPPVVTVMGHVDHGKTKLLDAIRSADVVAGEAGGITQHIGAYQVHAVIGGDERAITFIDTPGHEAFTAMRARGAKVTDVAILVVAADDGVKPQTVEALNHAQAADVPIVVAVNKIDKEGADPTKVRTQLTEYGLVAEEFGGEVMFVDVSAKSRVGIEALLEAVTLTADASLDLRANPNQDAQGVAIEAHLDRGRGPVATVLVERGTLRPGVSIVAGEAFGRVRAMLDEHGEPVDEAPPSRPVQVLGLTSVPAAGDSFLVVSEDRTARQIAQTRQARERNAMLAKSRPRRTLEEFLSQVEKGEVQELKLILKGDVSGSVEALEDALMKIDVGDEVSLRVIDRGVGAITETNVMLAAASDAIIIGFNVRPQGKASELAEREGVETRFYSVIYAAIDDVESALRGMLKPEYVEVQLGSAEIREVFRSSKLGNIAGCLVRTGLIRRNAKARLVRDGVVVAQDLTVSSLRRFKDDVTEVRDGYECGIGLGSFNDIKVGDVIETFEQREQVRE
- the nusA gene encoding transcription termination factor NusA, which gives rise to MDIDIDALKTLVRERSLSLDLLVSSIEEALLIAYSHEPRAVEHARVSLDRKSGHVTVWAARLDERGDLVEEYDDTPAGFGRVAAATARQVLVQRLRDASSDRSFEEFSARSGDLVSGTIQQGRDPAVVLVDLGKVEAVLPPAEQVPQDNYEHGHRIKAVIVSVRRGPSGTSVIISRTHPDLVAKLFALEVPEIADGVVEIVGLAREAGHRTKIAVRSNNPNVNAKGSCIGPMGQRVRQVMAELSGEKIDIVDFSDDPARYVANALSPARVTSVEVVDAAARSARVTVPDYQLSLAIGREGQNARLAARMTGWRIDIRSDSAAPPGVAGAPD
- the rimP gene encoding ribosome maturation factor RimP translates to MASDLAERLTQVIAGPLSDTGAELEEVRVLSAGGRRLLRVAVDTPTGITLDELAAATRVVSAALEDSPHLGKRPYVLEVSSPGVDRPLTAPSHWRRNVGRLVRVLAAGETIIGRIRGVDERASRVVLDEVESGAGERSLPLDSIERAVVQVEFKRRDETEE
- a CDS encoding ferritin-like domain-containing protein; the protein is MDAWAAAALGEEAAIYGYEVLTAQLVGAERIKALRAVKSHEHARDNARDRLTEGGGNLDAPAAYDLPFSITSPASAKRLAILLELRLVSVYASTVRPTDGSARAYAAASAQKCASRAVGWGWVPTAFPGMEADQPSGPADTSRSPVSDGARVD
- a CDS encoding proline--tRNA ligase, whose translation is MSHLFLRTLREDPADAELPSHRLLVRAGYVRRVAPGIFSWLPLGYMVYRNVERIVREEMDAAGFQEVHFPALIPREPYERTGRWDEYGETLFRLRDRRGGDYLLGPTHEELFTLMVKQEVSSYKDLPVSLYQIQTKYRDEARPRAGILRGREFVMKDSYSFDVDDDGLRRSYAAHRSAYVKTFERLGLSFAIVAAQSGAMGGSASEEFLAPCEFGEDTFVRCSECDYSANTEAVTTAVPPVPVGEERGQPVEADTPGTASIDSLVAFANETPELRRADRPWVAADTLKNVVLKVTGPDGQRSVLVIGLPGNREVDLKRLETALHPSDVAVFEEDDFAAHPELVRGYIGPRALGESSSTGIRYLVDPRVAAGTAWVTGANAPDRHVFGLVAGRDFEPDGQIEAAEVIDGDPCPHCGSALKIARGIEIGHIFQLGRKYAEALGLRVLDPNGSLVTVTMGSYGIGVSRAVAAIAEQLCDDRGLCWPREVAPADIHVIAAGKSDDVTGAAAKLAEDAQAAGLRVLFDDRASVSAGVKFNDADLIGVPTIVIVGRALADGAVEVKDRRTGERRRVPVGEIIADLCAIASVDARPV